One segment of Amycolatopsis alba DSM 44262 DNA contains the following:
- a CDS encoding TetR/AcrR family transcriptional regulator, with protein MVRRTDTRQRMLDSAAELFQHQGYHATGLNQLVAAVGAPKGSLYFHFPGGKEQLAAEAIRQSADRLCDQLRTIVANSPDVVTGIVNVVEALANALEESDFQRGCPLATVALDASGDSEVIRQACADGYTAWHTLISEALNTEKAGQLATVVLAAIEGGLLLAKTLHDTAPLRAIAPHLAATLERELS; from the coding sequence ATGGTCCGCCGTACCGACACCCGGCAGCGCATGCTCGACTCCGCCGCCGAGCTCTTCCAGCATCAGGGTTACCACGCCACTGGGCTCAACCAGCTCGTCGCCGCCGTCGGGGCGCCCAAGGGGTCGCTCTACTTCCACTTCCCCGGCGGCAAGGAGCAGCTGGCCGCCGAGGCCATCCGTCAGTCCGCCGACCGGCTCTGCGACCAGCTCCGCACGATCGTCGCGAACTCGCCCGACGTCGTCACCGGCATCGTGAACGTCGTCGAGGCGCTCGCGAACGCGCTGGAGGAGTCGGATTTCCAGCGCGGTTGCCCGCTCGCGACGGTCGCGCTCGACGCGTCGGGTGACAGCGAGGTGATCCGCCAGGCCTGCGCCGACGGCTACACCGCCTGGCACACCCTCATCTCCGAAGCACTGAACACCGAGAAAGCAGGCCAGCTGGCGACAGTCGTCCTCGCCGCCATCGAGGGCGGTTTGCTGCTGGCCAAGACGTTGCACGACACCGCGCCGCTGCGCGCGATCGCCCCTCATCTGGCCGCCACACTCGAACGGGAGCTGTCCTGA
- a CDS encoding MBL fold metallo-hydrolase, with protein sequence MRVHHLNCGTMRPVGGKLVDGRPGLFRRAELICHCLLLETDTGLVLIETGVGTPTVTRPAEWLGAGFVRLVHPDSDDDLSATTQIRKLGFDPADVRDIVLTHLDLDHAGGLVDFPQAKVHVHARELQALEKPVDRKEASRYRKVQFSHGPIWKSYRADGEPWFGFDAVRELEGVPDVLIIPLAGHTRGHAGIAVDTGDGWLLNAGDAVFHGGELEQKPHIPFALGFFESYMQTEKTARLDNQRRLRELVSNNGAEVTAFAAHDVTAFERLSQRSRL encoded by the coding sequence ATGCGCGTCCATCACCTGAACTGCGGAACCATGCGGCCGGTCGGCGGCAAACTCGTCGACGGCAGGCCGGGGCTGTTCCGCCGCGCGGAACTGATCTGCCACTGCCTGCTCCTGGAGACCGACACCGGGCTCGTGCTCATCGAAACCGGAGTCGGCACGCCGACCGTCACCCGGCCCGCCGAATGGCTCGGCGCCGGTTTCGTCCGGCTGGTCCATCCCGACAGCGACGACGACCTCAGCGCCACCACGCAGATCCGCAAGCTCGGCTTCGACCCGGCCGACGTGCGCGACATCGTGCTCACCCACCTCGACCTCGACCACGCGGGCGGGCTCGTCGACTTCCCGCAGGCCAAGGTCCACGTCCACGCCCGCGAACTCCAGGCGCTCGAAAAGCCGGTCGACCGCAAGGAGGCGAGCCGCTACCGGAAGGTGCAGTTCAGCCACGGCCCGATCTGGAAGTCATACCGCGCCGACGGCGAGCCTTGGTTCGGTTTCGACGCCGTCCGCGAACTCGAAGGGGTCCCGGACGTGCTGATCATCCCTCTCGCCGGGCACACCCGCGGGCACGCCGGCATCGCGGTCGACACGGGTGACGGGTGGCTCCTCAACGCCGGTGACGCGGTCTTCCACGGCGGCGAACTTGAGCAAAAGCCGCACATCCCGTTCGCACTCGGCTTCTTCGAGTCGTACATGCAGACGGAGAAAACGGCACGACTGGACAACCAGCGCCGGCTGCGCGAACTTGTCAGTAACAACGGTGCCGAAGTGACGGCCTTCGCCGCGCACGACGTCACCGCATTCGAACGGCTCAGCCAGAGGAGCAGGCTATGA
- a CDS encoding GNAT family N-acetyltransferase: protein MDRELGNPGALTMSLPSLLRLEPVDAGEVLTLQRAAYVPEARAHRDIDIPPLLETFEQTKEALGDPACFAWGVRESGRLVASVRIVVDGGAGLVGRLIVAPDRQGQGLGSSLLLAAEAATPSSVTVFRLFTGERSAGPLRMYRKLGYVETHRTPEEHYELVHFEKPRVRTDGPVR, encoded by the coding sequence GTGGACCGGGAGCTGGGGAATCCGGGTGCGCTGACGATGTCACTGCCGTCTCTGCTCCGGCTGGAGCCCGTGGACGCCGGCGAAGTGCTCACGCTGCAGCGCGCGGCGTACGTCCCGGAGGCTCGGGCGCATCGGGACATCGACATCCCGCCGCTGCTGGAGACCTTCGAGCAGACCAAGGAGGCCCTGGGCGATCCCGCGTGTTTCGCCTGGGGCGTCAGGGAATCCGGACGGCTGGTGGCGAGCGTCCGGATCGTCGTGGACGGCGGGGCCGGTCTCGTCGGCAGGCTCATCGTGGCCCCGGACAGGCAGGGGCAGGGGCTCGGCAGCTCGTTGCTGCTCGCCGCCGAAGCGGCCACGCCGTCCTCGGTGACCGTGTTCCGCCTGTTCACCGGGGAGCGCAGCGCCGGTCCGCTGCGGATGTACCGAAAGCTCGGCTACGTCGAGACGCATCGGACGCCCGAGGAGCACTACGAGCTCGTCCACTTCGAAAAGCCCCGCGTGCGGACGGACGGCCCAGTTCGTTAG
- a CDS encoding APC family permease codes for MADTTTEQTGPTGQPSLKRVMGSKLLLFFVVGDIIGTGVYALTGQVAGRVGGALWLPFLIAFVVAIMTAFSYLELVGKYPQAAGAALYTHKAFKIRFLTFMVAFAVMCSGITSASSAAKAFGDTYLAEFITAPMPLVAILFVIGLGLINFRGVSESVKTNVVLTCIEIGGLLIIVGVGVWAVLNGNGDASRLVEFDTENQTMLVAITSATSLAFFAMVGFEDSVNMAEECKDPIRIFPKAMLWGMVIAATIYILVSVTSSLLVPADDLEAAKSSALLKVLDVGAPGFPREVFSAIGLFAVINSALINMLMASRLLYGMANQRIIPKQLGTVHPFRRSPWVAIVFTSVIAIGLVSFVDISVLGGTTALLLLGVFAIVNVAVLVLRKEKSAHRHFRAPTIVPILAAIFCVYLVTPLSGRPARDYKVAAILLGVGVVLWGINWLVMRATHSEEDRQPIEPPVG; via the coding sequence ATGGCGGACACGACGACAGAACAGACCGGTCCGACCGGTCAGCCGAGCCTCAAACGGGTCATGGGTTCCAAGCTCCTGCTGTTCTTCGTGGTGGGGGACATCATCGGGACGGGCGTCTACGCGCTCACCGGGCAAGTGGCGGGACGGGTGGGCGGCGCGCTGTGGCTGCCGTTCCTGATCGCCTTCGTGGTCGCGATCATGACCGCGTTCAGCTACCTGGAGCTGGTCGGCAAGTACCCGCAGGCGGCGGGGGCCGCGCTGTACACGCACAAGGCGTTCAAGATCCGCTTCCTCACCTTCATGGTGGCGTTCGCGGTGATGTGCTCGGGGATCACGTCGGCTTCCTCCGCGGCGAAGGCCTTCGGGGACACCTATCTCGCCGAGTTCATCACCGCGCCGATGCCGCTGGTGGCGATCCTGTTCGTGATCGGGCTCGGGCTGATCAACTTCCGCGGGGTCTCCGAATCGGTGAAGACCAACGTGGTGCTGACCTGCATCGAGATCGGCGGCCTGCTGATCATCGTCGGCGTCGGCGTGTGGGCGGTGCTCAACGGCAACGGGGACGCCTCGCGGCTGGTCGAGTTCGACACCGAAAACCAGACGATGCTGGTCGCGATCACCTCGGCGACGTCGCTGGCGTTCTTCGCGATGGTCGGTTTCGAGGACTCGGTCAACATGGCCGAGGAGTGCAAGGACCCGATCCGCATCTTCCCGAAGGCGATGCTGTGGGGCATGGTCATCGCCGCGACCATCTACATCCTGGTCTCCGTGACCTCTTCGCTGCTGGTGCCCGCCGACGATCTGGAGGCGGCCAAGAGCAGCGCGCTGCTGAAGGTGCTCGATGTCGGGGCGCCCGGTTTCCCGCGCGAGGTCTTCTCCGCGATCGGTCTCTTCGCGGTCATCAACTCGGCGCTGATCAACATGCTGATGGCCAGCCGCCTGCTCTACGGAATGGCGAACCAGCGGATCATCCCGAAGCAGCTCGGTACGGTGCACCCGTTCCGCCGCAGCCCGTGGGTGGCGATCGTGTTCACCAGTGTCATCGCCATCGGCCTTGTGTCCTTTGTGGACATCAGTGTGCTCGGTGGCACGACGGCGTTGCTGCTGCTGGGGGTCTTCGCCATCGTCAACGTCGCGGTGCTGGTCCTGCGCAAGGAAAAGTCGGCGCACAGGCATTTCCGTGCGCCGACCATCGTCCCGATCCTGGCCGCGATCTTCTGCGTGTACCTGGTGACCCCGTTGTCCGGACGGCCCGCGCGCGACTACAAGGTCGCCGCGATCCTGCTCGGCGTCGGTGTCGTCCTGTGGGGGATCAACTGGCTCGTCATGCGGGCGACGCACAGCGAGGAAGACCGGCAGCCCATCGAGCCGCCGGTCGGCTGA
- a CDS encoding MFS transporter: MSDDVGVEQRKGVRKLFGSIVVDTRPLKIPAFRRLWLSTAVTAVGSQLTAVAVPKQVFDLTGSSAYVGLTGLVALVPLLVFGLWGGAIADAVDRRKLLLVTNVGVTVTSAVLWLQAFLNIGSVWLVLALLAVNQAFFAVNMPTRSAVVARLVPDNLIAPATALSSTMATFGAVFGPLLAGSLIPILGLSTLYLIDVVALTLTLIAVWKLPPIPPLGEITRRAGIRDIIDGFKYLATQKILLASFLLDIIAMVAGMPRALIPEMAERTFGDPPGGGPALGWLYAALPAGAMLIGLFSGWLTRIGKQGAGVIVSVCVWGAAIIGFGLANSLWLAVFFMALAGAADMVSAIYRMSILQVATTDEMRGRLQGVFTVVVAGGPRIADLTHGWAAAGVGTAAAASGGGVLVIVLVIGAALLIPSFWRYRAPVD, from the coding sequence GTGAGTGACGACGTGGGGGTTGAGCAGCGCAAAGGCGTCCGCAAACTGTTCGGCTCGATCGTCGTGGACACCCGGCCGCTCAAGATCCCCGCGTTCCGCCGCCTGTGGCTGTCCACCGCGGTCACCGCCGTCGGCAGCCAGCTCACCGCCGTCGCGGTCCCGAAACAGGTCTTCGACCTCACCGGTTCGTCGGCGTACGTCGGACTCACCGGCCTGGTCGCCCTGGTCCCGCTTCTCGTCTTCGGCCTCTGGGGCGGCGCCATCGCGGACGCCGTCGACCGCCGCAAGCTCCTGCTCGTCACCAACGTCGGCGTCACCGTCACCTCGGCGGTCCTGTGGCTCCAGGCGTTCCTGAACATCGGCTCCGTCTGGCTCGTCCTGGCCCTGTTGGCGGTCAACCAGGCGTTCTTCGCGGTCAACATGCCGACCCGCAGCGCCGTCGTCGCCCGGCTGGTGCCGGACAACCTGATCGCGCCCGCGACCGCGCTGAGCAGCACGATGGCCACCTTCGGCGCGGTGTTCGGCCCGCTGCTCGCCGGTTCGCTGATCCCGATCCTCGGCCTCTCGACGCTCTACCTGATCGACGTCGTCGCGCTGACCCTGACCCTCATCGCGGTCTGGAAGCTGCCCCCGATCCCGCCGCTCGGCGAGATCACGCGCCGGGCCGGGATCCGCGACATCATCGACGGCTTCAAGTACCTGGCGACACAGAAGATCCTGCTCGCGTCCTTCCTCCTCGACATCATCGCGATGGTCGCGGGCATGCCGCGGGCATTGATCCCGGAGATGGCGGAGCGCACCTTCGGCGACCCGCCCGGCGGCGGACCGGCACTGGGCTGGCTGTACGCCGCGCTCCCGGCGGGCGCGATGCTCATCGGCCTCTTCTCCGGCTGGCTTACCAGGATCGGCAAACAGGGCGCCGGCGTGATCGTCTCGGTCTGCGTCTGGGGGGCCGCCATCATCGGATTCGGGCTGGCGAACTCGCTGTGGCTCGCCGTGTTCTTCATGGCGCTCGCCGGGGCCGCGGACATGGTCAGCGCGATCTACCGGATGTCGATCCTGCAGGTCGCCACCACCGACGAGATGCGCGGACGGCTGCAGGGCGTGTTCACCGTCGTCGTCGCGGGCGGCCCGCGGATCGCCGACCTCACCCACGGCTGGGCGGCCGCCGGGGTCGGCACCGCCGCCGCTGCCTCGGGCGGCGGGGTCCTGGTCATCGTGCTGGTCATCGGCGCGGCGCTGCTGATCCCGTCGTTCTGGCGGTACCGGGCCCCGGTCGACTGA
- a CDS encoding MBL fold metallo-hydrolase has protein sequence MKVHHLNCGTMRAPGGRFLDGQPGLLRRSELVAHCLLIETGDGLVLVDTGFGRQGVANPGAWLGTPFTLMVGAKPVEVETAAHHVEALGHKLEDVRHIVCTHLDVDHAGGLADFPNAVVHVRTAEHDAATSPANASEKFRFRANQFAHRPLWSTYDEAGDEWFGFQAVRELKGLPPEILLVPLAGHTKGHTGVAVDTGDGWLLHAGDAYFFHGQMDPVKPHCPPGMTAFQNMVQTLRKPRLENVERLRELSREHADDVTVFSAHSPVEYQSLKRD, from the coding sequence ATGAAGGTCCACCATCTGAACTGCGGCACGATGCGGGCGCCGGGAGGCAGGTTCCTCGACGGCCAGCCGGGTCTGCTGCGCCGGTCGGAACTGGTGGCGCACTGCCTGCTGATCGAGACCGGCGACGGGCTCGTGCTGGTGGACACCGGGTTCGGCCGCCAGGGCGTCGCGAATCCCGGCGCGTGGCTCGGCACGCCGTTCACGCTGATGGTGGGCGCGAAGCCGGTCGAGGTCGAGACGGCCGCTCACCACGTCGAGGCGCTCGGGCACAAGCTGGAGGACGTGCGGCACATCGTCTGCACCCATCTCGACGTCGACCACGCGGGCGGGCTCGCGGACTTCCCGAACGCCGTCGTGCACGTCCGCACGGCGGAGCACGACGCGGCGACGTCACCCGCGAACGCAAGCGAGAAGTTCCGGTTCCGCGCCAACCAGTTCGCCCACCGTCCACTGTGGAGCACCTACGACGAGGCCGGGGACGAATGGTTCGGCTTCCAGGCCGTCCGCGAGCTCAAGGGCCTGCCACCGGAGATCCTGCTGGTGCCGCTCGCGGGACACACCAAGGGCCACACCGGGGTGGCGGTCGACACCGGTGACGGCTGGTTGCTGCACGCGGGCGACGCGTACTTCTTCCACGGTCAGATGGACCCGGTGAAGCCGCATTGCCCGCCGGGGATGACCGCGTTCCAGAACATGGTGCAGACGCTGCGCAAGCCACGGCTGGAGAACGTCGAGCGACTGCGGGAGCTGAGCCGGGAACACGCCGACGACGTCACCGTGTTCTCGGCCCACAGCCCGGTGGAGTACCAGTCCCTGAAACGGGACTGA
- a CDS encoding helix-turn-helix domain-containing protein has product MVDSAQLLPVARAAQVLDISRERVRELVHGGRLDAVRIGRELLVDARSVEHRKSVVKPAAGRPLSARMAWGFLWSLSGHRPSWISPSERVRLNRYAQEREPAQWPRLLSGRARVYRVRMLAGPLARLREDPQAVVSGPAAAGHYGADLLAGSADEEFYVDAVRFDELTRSRRLRLGSAEPNAVIRVPALSDVLRPPGSAGFAIPAAVAADLLDAGDERSVVAAQQLLTRLGEVPKLGG; this is encoded by the coding sequence ATGGTCGACTCGGCCCAGCTGCTCCCGGTCGCGCGGGCGGCGCAGGTTCTGGACATTTCGCGAGAGCGCGTCCGCGAACTTGTACACGGTGGCAGGCTCGACGCGGTCCGGATCGGCCGTGAACTGCTGGTCGACGCCCGATCGGTCGAGCATCGGAAAAGCGTGGTGAAACCCGCCGCCGGCCGACCGCTTTCCGCGCGGATGGCCTGGGGTTTCCTGTGGTCGCTGAGCGGTCATCGTCCTTCGTGGATCTCGCCTTCCGAGAGGGTCCGGCTCAATCGATACGCACAGGAACGCGAGCCCGCCCAGTGGCCGCGCCTGCTCTCCGGCCGCGCGCGTGTGTATCGCGTGCGGATGCTGGCCGGACCGCTTGCGCGGCTACGGGAAGACCCGCAGGCTGTCGTCAGTGGCCCCGCCGCGGCTGGGCACTACGGTGCCGATTTGCTGGCGGGAAGTGCGGACGAAGAGTTCTATGTGGACGCTGTCCGGTTCGACGAACTCACGCGGTCTCGACGGCTTCGGCTGGGCAGCGCGGAGCCCAACGCGGTGATTCGTGTACCGGCGCTGTCCGATGTTCTGCGTCCGCCCGGCTCGGCAGGCTTCGCGATCCCGGCGGCCGTCGCGGCGGACCTGCTCGACGCCGGAGATGAGCGTTCTGTTGTTGCGGCACAACAACTTCTCACCCGTTTGGGCGAGGTGCCTAAGCTCGGCGGATGA
- a CDS encoding aldose 1-epimerase family protein, with product MANPTGEQFEITRGNARAVITEIGAGLRAFEVGGVPYVEAFAEDEKPPKGAGQVLLPWPNRTKGGQWVHQGEKQQLAITEEARGNAIHGLTRHEEWELLEHAESSITLAVDVPAQEGWPVPLRATITYEISPRELVVTHEIRNEGESPIGVGLGTHPYFRIGDVPTDELTLTLPASRVRPYLGDEQMPYADEQDVEGTEYDFRSGKVLAGVDLDTAFGGLSAAEDGNHHHVLSHGERELVVWAGPDFHWAQVFTPDDLVGRGRAVAIEPMTCPADALNTGTDLIDLEPASSWTGSWGIRVR from the coding sequence ATGGCCAATCCCACCGGAGAGCAGTTCGAGATCACCCGCGGCAACGCGCGCGCCGTCATCACCGAGATCGGTGCCGGGTTGCGCGCGTTCGAGGTCGGCGGGGTGCCGTACGTCGAGGCGTTCGCCGAGGACGAGAAGCCGCCGAAGGGCGCCGGGCAGGTGCTGCTGCCCTGGCCGAACCGCACCAAGGGCGGCCAGTGGGTCCACCAGGGTGAGAAGCAGCAGCTCGCGATCACCGAGGAGGCACGCGGCAACGCGATCCACGGCCTGACCCGGCACGAGGAATGGGAGCTCCTGGAGCACGCGGAGTCGTCGATCACCCTGGCCGTCGACGTCCCGGCGCAGGAGGGCTGGCCGGTGCCGCTGCGCGCGACGATCACCTACGAGATCTCGCCGCGCGAACTGGTCGTGACCCACGAGATCCGCAACGAGGGCGAGAGCCCGATCGGGGTCGGGCTCGGCACGCACCCGTACTTCCGCATCGGTGACGTGCCCACCGACGAGCTGACCCTGACGCTGCCCGCGAGCCGGGTCCGGCCGTACCTCGGCGACGAGCAGATGCCGTACGCCGACGAGCAGGACGTCGAGGGGACCGAGTACGACTTCCGGTCCGGCAAGGTGCTCGCGGGCGTCGACCTCGACACGGCGTTCGGCGGGCTGAGCGCCGCCGAGGACGGCAACCACCACCACGTCCTCTCGCACGGCGAGCGGGAGCTGGTGGTCTGGGCCGGACCGGACTTCCACTGGGCGCAGGTGTTCACCCCGGACGACCTGGTCGGCCGTGGCCGCGCGGTGGCGATCGAGCCGATGACCTGCCCCGCCGACGCGCTCAACACCGGCACCGACCTGATCGACCTGGAGCCGGCCTCCTCGTGGACCGGGAGCTGGGGAATCCGGGTGCGCTGA
- the pdxH gene encoding pyridoxamine 5'-phosphate oxidase — translation MMPEIKDGAAGAVGGDDAVVRLPGMRVAYEGAAFDESALAETWTAQLQDWLNQAVSAGVAEPNAMVLATADPEGRPSSRTVLCKGLDERGVVFYTNYTSTKSHDLTATRYASITFPWYALQRQVHVRGEVEKVNVAETAEYWASRPRGSQLGAWASPQSRVVDGRRALETALHGIERRFADVEKIPFPPHWGGWRIRPDVVEFWQGREDRMHDRLRYVRTDDGWQIERVAP, via the coding sequence ATGATGCCGGAGATCAAGGACGGCGCTGCTGGCGCTGTCGGCGGTGACGACGCTGTCGTTCGCCTGCCCGGAATGAGGGTGGCCTACGAAGGGGCCGCCTTCGACGAGTCCGCGCTGGCGGAGACCTGGACCGCCCAGCTGCAGGACTGGCTGAACCAGGCCGTCTCCGCCGGGGTCGCCGAACCGAACGCGATGGTGCTCGCCACCGCCGACCCGGAAGGCAGGCCGTCCTCCCGGACCGTCCTGTGCAAGGGCCTCGACGAACGCGGCGTCGTGTTCTACACGAACTACACGTCGACCAAGAGCCACGACCTCACCGCGACGCGCTACGCGTCGATCACCTTCCCGTGGTACGCCCTGCAGCGCCAGGTCCACGTACGCGGCGAGGTGGAGAAGGTCAACGTCGCCGAGACCGCCGAATACTGGGCGTCCCGGCCGCGGGGATCGCAGCTCGGGGCCTGGGCCTCACCGCAGTCCCGCGTCGTCGACGGCCGCCGCGCCCTCGAGACCGCGCTTCACGGCATCGAGCGCCGCTTCGCCGACGTCGAGAAGATCCCCTTCCCTCCGCACTGGGGCGGGTGGCGCATCCGGCCCGACGTCGTCGAGTTCTGGCAGGGCCGCGAGGACCGCATGCACGACAGGCTCCGCTACGTCCGCACCGACGACGGCTGGCAGATCGAGCGCGTCGCGCCGTGA
- a CDS encoding fatty acyl-CoA synthetase, whose amino-acid sequence MTVPGYPSTVGRVLERSARRVPDRVALTFADRVWTYAELDSAAGRVAAKLLDRGLLHGDRVAAFGKNSDAYLLLYLGCARAGLVHVPVNFNARGEELEYLLTQSEPAVAFVDRSLAEHVETDHVSTMDVLAWALDETVVPHEESGVADDDLVQLLYTSGTTSRPKGAMLTHRALVHEYSSCIAALDLSDRDVPLHALPLYHSAQMHVFLMPGLAVGATNHLVAAPDLGDILARIPRQGVTSLFFPPTVWVGLANHPGLADAELGSLTKAYYGASIMPLPVLNSLRSRLPEVGFYNCFGQSEIGPLATVLRPEEHDERPDSVGRPVLFVETRVVDADMNDLPPGELGEVVYRSPQLCTGYWGKPEESVEAFAGGWFHSGDLVRQDEEGYLFVVDRIKDVVNTGGVLVASREVEDALYAHPAVAEVAVVGLPHDRWIEAIAAVIVVKESVGEAELIAFAKKSLAAHKVPKSVHFVGELPKNASGKLLKRELRHQFGGSASAIGV is encoded by the coding sequence ATGACCGTTCCCGGCTACCCCAGCACCGTCGGCCGCGTCCTGGAGCGGAGCGCGCGCCGCGTCCCGGACCGGGTCGCGCTCACGTTCGCCGATCGCGTGTGGACGTACGCGGAGCTCGACAGCGCGGCGGGCCGCGTCGCCGCCAAGCTGCTCGATCGCGGGCTTCTCCACGGTGACCGCGTCGCCGCGTTCGGCAAGAACTCCGACGCGTACCTGTTGCTGTACCTCGGTTGCGCACGGGCCGGGCTGGTGCACGTGCCGGTGAACTTCAACGCACGGGGCGAAGAGCTGGAGTACCTGCTCACCCAGTCCGAACCGGCCGTCGCCTTCGTCGACCGTTCGCTGGCCGAGCACGTCGAGACCGATCACGTGTCCACAATGGACGTTCTCGCCTGGGCGCTGGACGAAACCGTCGTCCCGCACGAGGAATCCGGGGTCGCCGACGATGACCTCGTCCAGCTGCTCTACACGTCCGGGACGACTTCCCGGCCGAAGGGCGCGATGCTCACCCATCGCGCCCTGGTGCACGAGTACTCGTCCTGCATCGCCGCGCTCGACCTGAGCGACCGTGACGTGCCGCTGCACGCGCTGCCGCTGTACCACTCGGCGCAGATGCACGTCTTCCTCATGCCCGGACTCGCCGTCGGCGCGACCAACCACCTCGTCGCGGCGCCCGACCTCGGTGACATCCTCGCGCGAATTCCGCGCCAGGGCGTCACTTCCCTGTTCTTCCCGCCGACCGTCTGGGTGGGCCTGGCGAACCACCCCGGCCTCGCAGACGCGGAACTGGGCAGTCTCACCAAGGCGTACTACGGCGCGTCGATCATGCCCCTGCCGGTGCTGAACTCCCTGCGCTCACGGCTGCCGGAAGTCGGTTTCTACAACTGCTTCGGGCAATCGGAGATCGGTCCACTCGCGACGGTGCTCCGCCCCGAAGAGCACGACGAGCGGCCGGATTCCGTCGGCCGCCCGGTCCTTTTCGTCGAGACGCGGGTGGTGGACGCCGACATGAACGATCTTCCGCCGGGCGAACTCGGCGAGGTCGTCTATCGCTCTCCTCAGCTGTGCACCGGATACTGGGGCAAGCCCGAGGAGTCGGTGGAGGCGTTCGCGGGTGGCTGGTTCCACTCCGGCGATCTGGTGCGACAGGACGAAGAGGGCTACCTGTTCGTCGTCGACCGGATCAAGGACGTCGTCAACACGGGCGGGGTGCTCGTCGCGTCGCGCGAGGTGGAGGACGCGCTGTACGCGCATCCCGCCGTCGCCGAGGTCGCCGTCGTCGGACTGCCGCACGACCGCTGGATCGAAGCGATCGCCGCGGTGATCGTGGTGAAGGAGTCCGTCGGGGAAGCGGAGCTGATCGCGTTCGCCAAGAAGTCGCTGGCGGCGCACAAGGTGCCGAAATCGGTGCATTTCGTCGGCGAACTGCCGAAGAACGCGTCCGGGAAACTGCTCAAACGCGAGCTACGGCACCAGTTCGGCGGGTCAGCTTCCGCGATCGGCGTCTAG
- a CDS encoding DUF3558 domain-containing protein, with protein sequence MRSSRAIAAFAAVVATLSACSSGDGKSDNAAKPSSQAPASSAAPSSSAAPAGGAGGKEPCALLSPEAVGKAVSQQGMTSAPGPVKDNVANGGKSKSCVYSAGGKELGALAVTRFEGKKLKPAEMVAALKKAKADAKDVAGIGEGAIYYVTGENKTATLAAAELVGGVPVLVNYTGPAAMTQEMMVPLVKTAVDAN encoded by the coding sequence ATGCGCAGTTCACGAGCGATCGCCGCATTCGCCGCTGTCGTCGCGACCCTTTCCGCCTGTTCGTCCGGGGACGGGAAATCGGACAACGCCGCCAAGCCGTCGAGCCAGGCGCCCGCTTCCTCCGCCGCGCCGAGTTCTTCGGCCGCTCCCGCCGGTGGCGCCGGCGGGAAGGAGCCGTGCGCGCTGCTGTCCCCCGAGGCCGTCGGCAAGGCCGTCTCCCAGCAGGGCATGACGTCGGCGCCGGGCCCGGTGAAGGACAACGTCGCCAACGGCGGCAAGTCCAAGAGCTGCGTCTACTCCGCGGGCGGCAAGGAGCTCGGCGCGCTCGCCGTGACCCGTTTCGAGGGCAAGAAGCTCAAGCCCGCCGAGATGGTCGCCGCGCTGAAGAAGGCGAAGGCGGACGCCAAGGACGTCGCCGGGATCGGCGAAGGCGCCATCTACTACGTCACCGGCGAGAACAAGACCGCGACCCTGGCCGCCGCCGAGCTCGTCGGCGGCGTTCCGGTGCTGGTCAACTACACCGGGCCCGCCGCGATGACGCAGGAGATGATGGTCCCGCTGGTGAAGACCGCAGTCGACGCGAACTGA